The Paenibacillus polymyxa M1 DNA segment AATCGGCATCTACATGAAGATCGCCATGATCATTGGGATTGCAGTGGCGTTACCGTTTGCATGCTACCAATTGTGGAAGTTTGTCAGCCCGGGATTAAGGCCGCAAGAACGGAGCGCAACCTTGCGATATGTGCCTTATGTGCTGCTTTTGTTTATGATTGGCGCAGCTTTTGCTTATTTCATTATTTTCCCGATGGCGATTCAGTTTACATCGTCCGTCACCAAAAGTATGGGATTGCAGGAAACGTACGGTATTGCGCAATATTTCACCTTTATGTTTAATATTGTGTTGCCTGTAGCGTTGCTGTTTGAACTCCCCCTGCTGATCATGTTTCTGACAGGGATTCGTGTATTAACCCCGATGAGGCTTCGCAAATGGCGGAAGATTTCTTATTTCCTGCTTGTTTTTGTTGCCGTTGTTATCACTCCGCCGGATTTTATATCCGATTTTTTGGTGGCGATTCCGTTGCTGGTGCTGTATGAAGCGAGTGTATATTTGTCATCAGTCGTGTATCGCAAGCAATTGCGTGCACAGGAGGAACGGGAGGCCCAATTGCGTGTAGCTGCGGAATAATAAGACAGGACCTGAATGGCTCAACAACGAATTTCTCTAAAATTGATCAGTATAGCTGTCTTAAAAATAACCATTAGCCTTGAGTTAACGGTTATTTTTAAGATAGGTGGATATAATCGAGAATGGTTACCCATAAAAATTCCCATAAAAAATACATTAGGGACTTGAAATTCAATCTCAAGTTGAGTATCATAAAGTTGGTTGTTAGCACTGACCACTGTTGAGTGCTAATACATACAACATAACAACCAAATTACAGGATAAAACACTTAATAAGGAGGCTATTTTTTCATGATCAAACCTTTGGGTGAACGCGTATTGGTGGAAGCAATTGAGCAAGAAACAACGACTTCCTTCGGAATCGTACTTCCTGACTCTGCCAAGGAAAAGCCGCAAGAAGGCAAAATTATCGCGGTTGGCGCAGGCGCATTGAAAGACGGTGCCCGTATTCCTCTGGAAGTAAAAGAAGGCGACCGTGTCATTTTCTCCAAATACGCTGGAACGGAAATCAAATATGAAGGTAAAGAATATTTGATTATGAAAGAAAGCGATATCCACGCGATCATCGGTTAACCGGAACCCGGACAAGACCTAAATATAGGAATTGAAACAAATCATTCATAATCCATAGGGAGGTTTATCACAAATGGCTAAAGACATTAAATTCAGTGAAGACGCTCGCCGCTCCATGCTGCGCGGGGTAGATGCATTGGCTAACGCTGTTAAAGTAACACTCGGACCGAAAGGCCGTAACGTTGTACTGGAGAAAAAATTCGGTAGCCCGCTCATCACTAATGACGGTGTAACGATTGCAAAAGAAATCGAGCTGGAAGACGCGTTCGAAAACATGGGCGCTCAACTGGTTAAAGAAGTAGCAACCAAAACGAACGATGTAGCTGGTGACGGTACTACTACGGCTACTGTTTTGGCTCAAGCCCTCATCACTGAAGGTTTGAAAAACGTAACTGCTGGCGCAAGCCCAATCGGTATCCGTAAAGGGATCGACAAAGCAGTTAAAGCAGCTGTTGCTGAACTGCAAGCTATCTCCAAACCAATCGAAAGCAAACAATCCATTGCTCAAGTAGCTGGTATTTCCGCTGCTGATGATGAAGTAGGCGAATTGATCGCTGAAGCTATGGAAAAAGTGGGCAAAGACGGTGTAATCACAGTTGAAGAATCCCGCGGTTTTGCAACAGAACTGGAAGTAGTTGAAGGTATGCAGTTTGACCGTGGCTACATTTCTCCGTACATGATTACAGATACGGACAAAATGGAAGCTGTTCTGGACAATCCGTATATCTTGATCACTGACAAAAAAATCACAAACACACAAGA contains these protein-coding regions:
- the tatC gene encoding twin-arginine translocase subunit TatC translates to MTPSEHEMPLMEHLGELRRRIIYVLIVFVLALAGGLFAAGSVYNWLIRSGSAKAFQLNAFSFWDGIGIYMKIAMIIGIAVALPFACYQLWKFVSPGLRPQERSATLRYVPYVLLLFMIGAAFAYFIIFPMAIQFTSSVTKSMGLQETYGIAQYFTFMFNIVLPVALLFELPLLIMFLTGIRVLTPMRLRKWRKISYFLLVFVAVVITPPDFISDFLVAIPLLVLYEASVYLSSVVYRKQLRAQEEREAQLRVAAE
- the groES gene encoding co-chaperone GroES, with protein sequence MIKPLGERVLVEAIEQETTTSFGIVLPDSAKEKPQEGKIIAVGAGALKDGARIPLEVKEGDRVIFSKYAGTEIKYEGKEYLIMKESDIHAIIG